In a genomic window of Corvus moneduloides isolate bCorMon1 chromosome 17, bCorMon1.pri, whole genome shotgun sequence:
- the C17H20orf85 gene encoding uncharacterized protein C20orf85 homolog isoform X2, with protein MEACNFIAQDDNWKKRVESEGDAAKRWADKWGFLKTPLEELIGDEKKEDAKPKIQLPDHLQVRPVTPVEKYIKVLPSPPVPKTTQGFIGWRSGVPGLALEHDYQIQSCKGTVCNMK; from the exons ATGGAGGCCTGCAACTTCATAGCGCAGGACGACAACTG gaaaaaacgTGTTGAAAGTGAAGGAGACGCTGCAAAAAGATGGGCTGACAAATGGGGATTTTTGAAAACACCTCTTGAGGAG TTGATTggagatgaaaagaaagaagatgcaAAGCCCAAGATACAGCTTCCAGATCACCTGCAGGTTCGACCTGTGACACCtgtggaaaaatacattaag GTGCTTCCATCTCCTCCAGTACCTAAAACTACCCAGGGATTTATTGGCTGGAGATCAGGTGTTCCAGGGCTGGCACTTGAACATGATTATCAAATCCAAAGCTGCAAAGGAACTGTCTGTAATATGAAGTGA